The following proteins are co-located in the Spirosoma montaniterrae genome:
- a CDS encoding sugar phosphate isomerase/epimerase family protein, whose translation MNRRQVLKISALATSTALLPSARLLAASPKRVGLQLYTLREDMAKDPDATLKRVAQIGYKEVESFGYGDGKFFGKTPKQYAALLKDLGLSTPSGHYMTGNVMMKGEGTLTNNWKRAVDDAAEVGQKYMVCAYLFPPERTKIDDYKKFAELFNKSAEVCRAAGIQFAYHNHDFEFQPLDGQMPYDLLLTNTDPALVKMELDLYWTTFAGQDPVALFKKHPGRFPLWHIKDMAKTPQREFAEVGTGSIDFQRIFDAQKTAGLTNYFVEQDVAKRPPLEAIEISYKNMQKLSV comes from the coding sequence ATGAACAGACGTCAGGTACTTAAAATCAGCGCGTTAGCCACGTCGACTGCGCTGCTCCCTTCGGCCCGGTTGCTGGCTGCATCGCCCAAACGGGTGGGCCTACAACTCTATACGTTGCGCGAAGACATGGCGAAAGACCCCGACGCCACGCTGAAGCGGGTGGCCCAGATTGGCTACAAAGAAGTTGAATCGTTTGGCTATGGCGATGGCAAATTTTTCGGGAAGACGCCGAAACAGTACGCAGCTTTGCTAAAAGACCTCGGTCTCAGCACGCCCAGCGGCCACTACATGACGGGCAACGTGATGATGAAAGGCGAAGGTACGCTGACCAACAACTGGAAACGCGCCGTTGACGATGCCGCCGAAGTGGGCCAGAAATACATGGTCTGCGCCTACCTGTTTCCGCCCGAGCGGACAAAGATTGACGACTACAAAAAATTTGCTGAGTTGTTCAATAAATCGGCAGAGGTATGCCGGGCGGCTGGTATTCAGTTCGCCTACCACAATCACGATTTTGAGTTTCAGCCACTTGACGGTCAGATGCCTTACGACCTGCTGCTGACCAACACGGACCCAGCACTGGTGAAGATGGAACTGGACCTCTACTGGACAACCTTTGCCGGGCAAGACCCTGTGGCGTTGTTCAAAAAACATCCAGGCCGGTTCCCGCTCTGGCACATCAAAGATATGGCGAAAACGCCCCAGCGGGAGTTCGCCGAAGTTGGCACGGGCAGCATCGACTTTCAACGTATTTTCGACGCGCAAAAAACGGCTGGTCTGACGAATTACTTTGTTGAGCAGGACGTTGCCAAACGCCCCCCGCTCGAAGCTATCGAGATCAGCTACAAAAACATGCAAAAACTGTCGGTTTAA